The Mycolicibacterium fluoranthenivorans DNA window CGTTCGTCGCACAGGACGAACAGGGACTGCCCATCGCCACATCTCCGGAAGGAAACGAATGATGACGCAGAACGCCATCGAAATACAGGGTCTGGTCAAGAGTTTCGGCGCCGCCCGCGCCCTGGACGGACTCGATCTCACCGTCGCCACCGGTGAGGTGCACGGCTTCCTCGGCCCGAACGGGGCCGGTAAGTCCACCACCATCCGCGCCCTGCTCGGTCTGGTTCGCGCAGATGGCGGCACCGTGCGGCTACTCGGTGGCGACCCGTGGGCCGACGCCGTCGAACTACACCGCGATATCGCTTACGTGCCCGGTGATGTGACGCTCTGGCCGTCACTCACCGGCGGTGAGACCATCGATCTGCTGGCCCGGATGCGCGGCGATATCGACACCGGCCGACGCGCCGAACTGATCGAACGGTTCGCTCTGGACCCGACGAAGAAGGCCCGCACCTACTCAAAGGGCAACCGGCAGAAGGTCTCGCTGATTTCCGCGTTCGCCTCCCATGCCCGGCTGTTACTGCTCGACGAACCCAGCAGCGGTCTGGACCCCTTGATGGAGAACATCTTTCAGCAGTGTGTGCGCGAGGCCAACGACCGTGGGACGACCGTGCTGCTGTCCAGCCACATCCTGGCCGAAACCGAGGCCCTGTGCGACCGGCTCACCATCATCCGGGCCGGACGCACCGTCGAGACCGGCACGCTGGACTCGATGCGGCACCTGTCCCGCACCTCGATCATCGCCGAGATGATCGGCAATCCCGGCGATCTCAGCCGCATCCCGGGTGTCGAGGACATCAGCCTCGACGGCACCACGCTGCGCGCGCACGTCGACAGCGAGAGCATCGGGCAGGTGATCAAGGCGCTCGGCGACGCCGGAGTGCGCAGTCTGGTGAGTCAGCCGCCCACCCTGGAAGACCTCTTCCTGCAGCACTATGACGTGGTGCACTCATGAGCCAGCGAGAAGCCGAAGGCGGATCGCGCATGACCACGGCCACGCGGCACCGCGCGCCCGTCCGGTCCTCGAACTTCACCGGAACCTCAGGTCTGCTGCGCCTTTACCTGCGCCGGGACCGGCTGGTACTCCCGCTGTGGATGCTGTTGCTGTCCCTACCGGTCGCCACCGTCTATGTCGGCAGCACCGAGACTGTGTACCCCACCGCCGCCGATCGTGCCGCGTTCGCCGCCACCATCATGGCCAGCCCCGCCCAGCGCGCGCTCTACGGCAACATCTACAACGAGTCGGTCGGTGCGGTGGGTGTCTGGAAAGCCGGGATGTTCCACCTGCTGATCGCCGTGGCGGTGATCCTCACCGTCATCCGGCACACCCGCGGTGACGAGGAATCCGGCCGCACCGAACTGCTGGACTCCACCGTCGTCGGGCGCTACGCCGGGCTGACGGCGGCACTGCTGCTCACCGGTTCAGCCACCGTGCTCACCGGCGTCCTGGCCACGGCCGGCCTGCTCACCCTCGATATCCCGCCGGCCGGCTCGATCGCCTTCGGTATCACGCTCGCCGCTTCCGGCTTGGTGTTCACCGCCGTCGCGGCCGTCACCGCCCAGTTGTCATCGAGCGCCCGGTTCGCCCGTGGCGCAGCGTTTTCCGTCCTCGGCGCGGCCTTCACCCTGCGCGCGGTCGGAGAGGCGTCGGGCCCCGAGGGCGGTCTGCTCAGTTGGCTGTCACCGCTGGGTTGGTCGCTGCAGGTGCGGCCGTTCGCCGGTGACCGGTGGTGGGTGCTGCTCCTGCATCTGACGCTCACGGCCGTGCTCGTCGCCGTGGCCTATCGGCTGCTGGCGCGCCGCGACGTGGGCGCCGGGCTGTTCGCCGAGCGCCCGGGCCCGGCCACGGCCGGGGCCACCCTGACCGGGCCGATCGGATTGGCGCTTCGCCTGGACCGCGGCGCCCTGGTGCTGTGGACCGTCGGCCTGTGCCTGTACGGCTTGATCATCGGCAGCGTGGTACACGGGATCGCCGACGAGGTCGGCAACAGTGCGGTGGCGCGCGATGTCGTTGTACGACTCGGCGGAAGCTCCGCCATGGAGGAGGCGTTCGTCGCGGTGGCGTTCAGCATGCTCGCCATGATCGCGTCCGCGTTCGCGATATCGCTGACGCTGCGCCTGCATCAGGAGGAGTCCGACCAACACGCCGAGGCGGTCCTGTCCGGCTCGGTGAGCCGAACCCGTTGGCTGGCGAGTCATCTGCTGCCGGCCCTTCTCGGATCCGCCGGCGCCCTGCTGCTCGCGGGCGTGGTGGCAGGGGTGACGTATGGGGCGACGGCCGGTGATATCGGCGGCAAGCTCGGCACCGTGCTCACCGCCGCGGCAGTGCAGCTGCCCGCGGTGTGGCTGCTCGTGGCCGTCACCGTCGCATGGTTCGGACTCGCCCCACGATTCGCCCCGTTGGCCTGGGGTGTGCTGATCGGTTTCATCGCGCTGTTCCTGCTCGGTTCGCTGTCGGGATTCCCGCAGCTGCTGCTCGATCTGGAACCGTTCGCCCACATCCCGCGGCCCGGCGACGTCACCGCCACCCCGCTGCTGTGGCTCCTGGTGATCGACACGGCACTGATCGCCGTCGGGGGCGCCGCGTTCCGCCGTCGTGATCTGCGTTGAGGAGGGCGTCATGAAGGTGTTGTGGCAGGCCCTGGTTTCCGGATTCTTCGGCCTGGTGTTCTTCGGTGTGCTGTTGTTCCTGCCGGCGGGCACGTTGAACTATTGGCAGGCGTGGGTTTTCATCGCGGTATTCATGGCCACCACGTTGGTGCCGAATGTCTATCTCGCCGTGAGGAACCCGGCCACCCTGGCCCGGCGGATGCACGGTGGCCCGACTGCCGAGACGCGGCCGGTGCAGAAGGTCATCATCACGGCGACGTTCGCGTCCGTCGTGGTGATGACGGTGGTGAGCGCGCTGGATCACCGGTTCGGCTGGTCGCATGTGCCGACGGCGGTGGTCATCCTGGGCAACGTCCTGGTGGTGGTGGGACTGGTGCTGGCCCAGGCGGTCGTGCTGCAGAACAACTTCGCCGGGGCGAGTATCCGGGTCGAGCAGGAGCAGCCACTGGTCTCGACGGGCCTGTACGGGGCGGTGCGCCATCCCATGTACTCGGGAGCACTGATCATGATGTTCGGCACCCCGCTGGCCCTGGACTCCTACTGGGGTGTGCTCGTCACGGCCCTGGCGGTGCCGATCCTGGTGGTGCGGATTCTCGATGAGGAGTCCCTGCTGCGCACCGAACTGGCCGGCTACCCCGCATACATGGACGCCGTTCGCTATCGCCTGGTGCCCTATGTCTGGTGAGGAATGTCTGGCGAGCGCCCCGCCGACCTAGGATCAGGTCATGCCCAGCCCGCACGCAATGCCATGTCCAGGTGCCGGCAAGAGCTGGACGGTCGACCTGGCCGGAAACCCGGTCTGCCCGCGCTGCCGGTGCGCACTGAGCACCGTCGCGGGCAAGGGCCGCACCCCGCGCAATACCCCCAAGGTCCCGCCGCACGACCGGCCCCGCAGCAACGACCACAAACGGCGGCGCACCTGAGCATCTGCCGAGTCCACCTCGCACTGAATCGGCCTCGCCGGGCGCCATACTGACGGTGTGGAGCTGCTCACCGGATTCGGGCTGGCGACGGCCGCGGGGCTGAACGC harbors:
- a CDS encoding methyltransferase family protein; translation: MKVLWQALVSGFFGLVFFGVLLFLPAGTLNYWQAWVFIAVFMATTLVPNVYLAVRNPATLARRMHGGPTAETRPVQKVIITATFASVVVMTVVSALDHRFGWSHVPTAVVILGNVLVVVGLVLAQAVVLQNNFAGASIRVEQEQPLVSTGLYGAVRHPMYSGALIMMFGTPLALDSYWGVLVTALAVPILVVRILDEESLLRTELAGYPAYMDAVRYRLVPYVW
- a CDS encoding ABC transporter permease — protein: MTTATRHRAPVRSSNFTGTSGLLRLYLRRDRLVLPLWMLLLSLPVATVYVGSTETVYPTAADRAAFAATIMASPAQRALYGNIYNESVGAVGVWKAGMFHLLIAVAVILTVIRHTRGDEESGRTELLDSTVVGRYAGLTAALLLTGSATVLTGVLATAGLLTLDIPPAGSIAFGITLAASGLVFTAVAAVTAQLSSSARFARGAAFSVLGAAFTLRAVGEASGPEGGLLSWLSPLGWSLQVRPFAGDRWWVLLLHLTLTAVLVAVAYRLLARRDVGAGLFAERPGPATAGATLTGPIGLALRLDRGALVLWTVGLCLYGLIIGSVVHGIADEVGNSAVARDVVVRLGGSSAMEEAFVAVAFSMLAMIASAFAISLTLRLHQEESDQHAEAVLSGSVSRTRWLASHLLPALLGSAGALLLAGVVAGVTYGATAGDIGGKLGTVLTAAAVQLPAVWLLVAVTVAWFGLAPRFAPLAWGVLIGFIALFLLGSLSGFPQLLLDLEPFAHIPRPGDVTATPLLWLLVIDTALIAVGGAAFRRRDLR
- a CDS encoding ABC transporter ATP-binding protein, whose product is MMTQNAIEIQGLVKSFGAARALDGLDLTVATGEVHGFLGPNGAGKSTTIRALLGLVRADGGTVRLLGGDPWADAVELHRDIAYVPGDVTLWPSLTGGETIDLLARMRGDIDTGRRAELIERFALDPTKKARTYSKGNRQKVSLISAFASHARLLLLDEPSSGLDPLMENIFQQCVREANDRGTTVLLSSHILAETEALCDRLTIIRAGRTVETGTLDSMRHLSRTSIIAEMIGNPGDLSRIPGVEDISLDGTTLRAHVDSESIGQVIKALGDAGVRSLVSQPPTLEDLFLQHYDVVHS